GACTCTGGATGAAATAGCAGACTATAAAGCTCAGGCTCGTTTTGTCAGAGCCTATTACTATTGGCTTCTTTTACGCAAGTACGGTCCGATACCTTTGCTGCCGGAAGATGGAATTGATTATACTGCGAGCTATGACGATGTGGCAACACCCACGTAGTTCGTATGAGGAATGTGCTGAGTTTATCGCCGCCGAAATGGTACTTGCAGCGCAGGGGTTGAAGCTGAGCCGTGACCGCTTGTCTGTAGCACGACCAACACGAGGATCAGCGCTGTCCGCTCGCGCAAAGGTTTTGTTGTACGCAGCGAGTCCGCTGATGAACGGAAACACAGATGATTTCGCCATGGAGTTGGTAGATGATGAAGGAAACCAACTATTATCGACTATCTACGACGAAGAAAAGTGGGCGAAGGCCGCTGCAGCTGCCAGAGATGTAATGGAACTTGGCGTGTATGAACTGTATACTGCAAACTTCCGCGAAACAGGTAACTCTTCCTATCCTCCAACAATTGTCCCACCTTACGATGCGGAATTCTCGGATAAGAATTGGCCAGAGGGATGGAAGAATATAGACCCGTTTGAATCCTACCGATCGGTATTTAATGGTACTGCCGGTGCCGAGAATCCGGAATTGATCTTCACACGTGGAGACAATGGTGGAGAAAAAGGTCAGGCCATGGTTGCGCATCAGCTGCCGCGTGTTGCCAACGGCTGGAATACGCACGGTCTGACTCAGAAGCAAGTTGATGCGTATTACATGAACGATGGAACAGATACTCCGGGGAAAGATACGGAGATTGGTCGCGGAGATGGTAGTAAGCGTCTGGGCGGATACGTAAGTCAGGAAGATGTGGACAATGGCCTGTACAAGCCGTTGAAAGCAGGTGTATCTTTGCAGTATGCTAAACGGGAGCCCCGTTTCTATGCTTCAGTGGCATACAATGGTAGTGTTTGGCATCTGGAAAACGAACCGGAAGAGAAGAATAAAGAAAAGCAAGTGTTTTATTACCGGGGTGATGGTAACGGTTATACCAATACGATGTTTTGGCTTCGGACCGGAATTGGTGTGATGAAATTTGTACATCCACGTGATACATACCGGGATGGATATATTGATCTCATCGTTCCAAAGCTTGAACCTGCGATTCGCTATGCCGATATTCTGTTGATGTACGCAGAAGCTTTAAACGAATTGACAGGATCGTACAATATTCCATCGTGGGATGGTACTACAACCTATGCCATTAGCCGCGATATCAACGAGATGAAAAAAGGCATTCACCCGGTTCGAATTCGCGGTGGTGTTCCAGATTATCCGGCTGAGGTTTATGCCAGCCAGGATGAGTTCCGGAAAACTATAAAACGCGAACGTCAGATTGAACTGTTGGGCGAAGGACAGCGTTACTACGATCTGCGTCGCTGGAAAGATGCTCCCATTGAAGAGTCTCTGCCTATTTATGGATGTAATGTGTTGATGACCAGCGAGCAGAAAGACTTGTTTCACACACCGGTCGCCGAGTGGTCGCTTCAATCGACCTTCTCGCGCAAAATGTGGTTCTGGCCAATCAGGCATAGTGAGCTGAAGCGCAACAAACGCCTCACGCAAAACCCTGGTTGGACTTATAATGACTAATCTTTAAAACAATAGATGTATATGAAAAAGAGATATAGTATACTGTTGTCTTTGCTGGCTGGACTGCTTTTGTTCAGTTCCTGCAACGATGAATGGACTGAAGAGCAATACGAGCGTTACATTTCTTTTAAAGCTCCACTAAATGAGCAAGGCGTTACACGAATTTATGTCCGCTACACCGAAGATAGTATTTCAACCTACAGATTGCCGGTGGTTGTCAGCGGATCGACGACTAATGACCAAGATATGACTGTCCATGTGGCTATTGATCCGGATACCTTGGCGAGACTAAATATAGAGCAGTACCAGAGCCGGACCGAGCTTTACTATGAGGAGCTGACAAACGAGTATTTTTCGATGCCCGAAACTGTAGAGGTTAGGGCAGGAGAGAACACTTCTCTGCTGAACATCGACTTCTCATTGAATGATATCGATTTGGTGGACAAGTGGCTGCTTCCACTGACTGTGACTGATGATCCGTCGTACGACTATGTTGCTCATCCGAGAAAGCACTACAAAAAAGCTTTGCTGCGGGTGATGCCTTTCAACGATTATTCCGGAATATACAGTGGTACAGCACTAAAAACATACCTTAAAGGCTACGAGGACGACGCAGCCATTGTGAAAAGCGAGGTTCCTGTTTACGTGGTCGATGAGAACACGGTATTTTTCTACGCTGGTACGGTGGACGAGGATCGTACCGATCGACGTAATTATAAGATTAATGCTATTTTCAACGAACAAACCAAGCAGGTTACGTTGACTGCTGATAATTCTGATATAGAGTTTCAGGTGTTTGGCACTCCGGTATTTTCTGTGGAAGAAACAATGGATGCTACGCGTCCGTATCTGTTGCATCGCTATGTCACCATCAGCAACATAGATTACAGTTTTACAGATTATACTTCGGTACCGAATGCGAACATCTCGTATACGGTTCGTGGTTCGCTGATTCTAGAACGTAAAATTAACACTCAGATCCCTGACGAAGACCAAGCTATCGAATGGTAGAAAAAGATATTTGTTAATGTTATTAAGGATGTTGCCACAAAAAACGGCAACATCCTTTTTTTTGAAATATCGTGAGTAAATTATTCGGCGTAGCTGTATTTGTTACAAACAACCCAATAGAAATTAATCATACAATTTATAGAACTGCCAGGCCCTCATAAAATATGTTTAGGGATGATAGAAAGTAACAGACTGGCAAAAATGAATCAACTCAACTCAATTAAAAACAACTGACGATGAAGAGAAAGCCATATTTCCTTTTAGTATTAATTCTGGCTGGAATTACATTTTCGTTTTGTGCGCAAACGAATAGCAAATCAAAAGTACCTACAACGATCGAACTGCGGGCTCCTGCTTATCCGTTAATTACTATTGATCCATACACCAGTGCCTGGTCAATGACGGACAAATTGTACGATGAACCAGTGAAGCACTGGACCGGTGAGCAGCATCCCTTAGTGGGAGCTGTTCGTGTTGACGGTCAGGTGTATCGTTTCCTAGGTCAGGTAGATGTGCCTTGGGTACCCATTGTGCCGATGGCTAACATTGATTCTTGGGAAGGACAGTACACGATGAATGAGCCTGCCAAAGGCTGGGACAAAGCTGATTTTATTGATGATTCATGGAAAACCGGCGAAGGAGCATTTGGAACCCGGGACATGCCTACGCTTGGTACCGTTTGGAATACAAAAGATATTTGGGTTCGACGCGAGTTTACCATTCCGGCAAATCTACCGGATGAAGAAATGTACCTCATCTATTCGCATGACGATATTTTCGAGCTGTATTTGAATGGGAAACAACTGGTGAAAACGGATTATGAATGGCACAACAATGTCATTTTGAAAATTGACCGTTCATTGCTTAAGCCGGGAGAGACGAATGTGATCGCTTCGCATTGCCACAACCTCACGGGTGGGGGGTATGTCGATTTTGGATTGTTTCAGCAAAGTCCGGATAAAGACGTTTTTACACAAACAGCCACGCAAACTAACGTGTCGCTTTCAGCCACGCAAACGCACTACGAGTTTGCTTGCGGACCAGTTGATTTGAAGCTTCAGTTTGTATCTCCTCTATTACCCGGCGACTTGGATTTGTTAGCACGCCCGGTGAATTACATCAACTACCAAGTGGTGGCGAATGACGGTGGCGAGCACGAAGTGCAGGTTTATATTGAAGCCACTCCTGAATGGGCGGTCAATGTTCCTGCTCAGGAGGTAGAAGTAACCAATGGAACGGCAGGATCTGTCAATTTCGTAAAAGCAGGAACAACAGAACAACCTGTTTTAGAGAAAAAAGGCGATAACATTCGCATAGATTGGGGGTATGTCTACCTGGCAGCCAATCAATCTGAAAATACCAGTTTGTCAATTACGGAATACTTTAGCTCGAAGCAGGAATTCGAACAAAACGGAAAAGTAACTGGAGTTGGCAGTATGACCACCCGGCCGGTGAAAGAAATGCCTGCCATGGTTTATGTCGACAATTTGGGAACCGTTTCTGGGAACGAAGCAGCCGGTTATGTGATGTTGGCCTATGATGATCTGGAGTCGATTCAGTACTTTGGAGACAACCTGAAGGGCTGGTGGACCAAAGACGGTACGGTAGCTATTAACGATGCGCTTCAGGCAGCCTCGGCTGAATATACAGAAGTGATGAACCACAGTGCTGAATTTGACAATCAACTGTGGAACGAAACCGTGCAAGCCGGAGGTGAAAACTATGGCGACCTCTGTGTGCTGGCATTCCGTCAGTCTATTGCCGCTCACAAATTGGTAAAAGATACGCAGGGTAACATTTTGTTTTTGTCCAAGGAAAACTTTAGTAACGGTTCTATCGGAACAGTTGACGTAACTTATCCTTCGGCTCCTTTGTTCCTGAAATACAATCCGGAACTGTTAAAAGGAATGTTAAACCCGATTTTCTATTATTCAGAAAGCGGAAAATGGGACAAGCCTTTTGCTGCGCACGATGTGGGAACGTATCCCTTAGCCAACGGGCAAACCTATGGCGGCGATATGCCTGTTGAAGAGTGTGGAAATATGATTATTTTAACCGCAGCCATTGCCGATGTAGAAGGAAATGCCGATTATGCAGCCGAACACTGGGAGGTGCTAACAACTTGGGCAAATTACTTGATGGAGAACGGACTCGATCCGGAAAACCAACTTTGCACCGACGATTTTGCCGGTCACTTTGCCCACAATGTAAACCTCTCGGCAAAAGCCATTATGGGAATTGCCGGTTACGGAAAACTGGCAGAAATGCTGGGTAAAAACGATGTGGCTGAAAAATATACTAGTGAAGCAAAAAGTATGGCGCAGGAGTGGATGAAGATGGCCGACGATGGCGATCACTATCGTTTAACTTTTGATAAGCCGGGAACTTGGAGTCAGAAATACAATCTGGTATGGGACAAGTTGCTAAACCTGGGTATTTTCCCGGAAGAGGTAGCTCAAAAAGAAATAGCTTATTACCTGACCAAACAAAACAAATACGGTTTGCCACTGGATAACCGTAGAACATACACCAAGAGTGACTGGATTGTGTGGACAGCGACTTTGGCTAATGATAAAGAAACTTTCCAGAAGTTTATCGATCCTTTGCATGCCTTTGTTACGGAAACTCCGGATCGTGTTCCTATGAGCGATTGGTATGAAACGCCCAGCGCGAAGCAGGTCGGTTTTCAGGCTCGTTCGGTTGTAGGGGGGTACTTTATTAAGCTGTTGGAAAAATAGTCAGAATGAAAAGAGATTAATTAGTAGTAGTTTTTAAGTAGTTAAGTGTGTTTGCAGTTATTCTTTTGTTGTTGGATTTGGCCTGTCAACAAAAGGGTACTGTAAACATTTTTTTTGTTTACTTTGAAAAAGCAATTTTCTAGA
The DNA window shown above is from uncultured Sunxiuqinia sp. and carries:
- a CDS encoding DUF4973 domain-containing protein produces the protein MKKRYSILLSLLAGLLLFSSCNDEWTEEQYERYISFKAPLNEQGVTRIYVRYTEDSISTYRLPVVVSGSTTNDQDMTVHVAIDPDTLARLNIEQYQSRTELYYEELTNEYFSMPETVEVRAGENTSLLNIDFSLNDIDLVDKWLLPLTVTDDPSYDYVAHPRKHYKKALLRVMPFNDYSGIYSGTALKTYLKGYEDDAAIVKSEVPVYVVDENTVFFYAGTVDEDRTDRRNYKINAIFNEQTKQVTLTADNSDIEFQVFGTPVFSVEETMDATRPYLLHRYVTISNIDYSFTDYTSVPNANISYTVRGSLILERKINTQIPDEDQAIEW
- a CDS encoding DUF4965 domain-containing protein, giving the protein MKRKPYFLLVLILAGITFSFCAQTNSKSKVPTTIELRAPAYPLITIDPYTSAWSMTDKLYDEPVKHWTGEQHPLVGAVRVDGQVYRFLGQVDVPWVPIVPMANIDSWEGQYTMNEPAKGWDKADFIDDSWKTGEGAFGTRDMPTLGTVWNTKDIWVRREFTIPANLPDEEMYLIYSHDDIFELYLNGKQLVKTDYEWHNNVILKIDRSLLKPGETNVIASHCHNLTGGGYVDFGLFQQSPDKDVFTQTATQTNVSLSATQTHYEFACGPVDLKLQFVSPLLPGDLDLLARPVNYINYQVVANDGGEHEVQVYIEATPEWAVNVPAQEVEVTNGTAGSVNFVKAGTTEQPVLEKKGDNIRIDWGYVYLAANQSENTSLSITEYFSSKQEFEQNGKVTGVGSMTTRPVKEMPAMVYVDNLGTVSGNEAAGYVMLAYDDLESIQYFGDNLKGWWTKDGTVAINDALQAASAEYTEVMNHSAEFDNQLWNETVQAGGENYGDLCVLAFRQSIAAHKLVKDTQGNILFLSKENFSNGSIGTVDVTYPSAPLFLKYNPELLKGMLNPIFYYSESGKWDKPFAAHDVGTYPLANGQTYGGDMPVEECGNMIILTAAIADVEGNADYAAEHWEVLTTWANYLMENGLDPENQLCTDDFAGHFAHNVNLSAKAIMGIAGYGKLAEMLGKNDVAEKYTSEAKSMAQEWMKMADDGDHYRLTFDKPGTWSQKYNLVWDKLLNLGIFPEEVAQKEIAYYLTKQNKYGLPLDNRRTYTKSDWIVWTATLANDKETFQKFIDPLHAFVTETPDRVPMSDWYETPSAKQVGFQARSVVGGYFIKLLEK
- a CDS encoding RagB/SusD family nutrient uptake outer membrane protein; its protein translation is MTMWQHPRSSYEECAEFIAAEMVLAAQGLKLSRDRLSVARPTRGSALSARAKVLLYAASPLMNGNTDDFAMELVDDEGNQLLSTIYDEEKWAKAAAAARDVMELGVYELYTANFRETGNSSYPPTIVPPYDAEFSDKNWPEGWKNIDPFESYRSVFNGTAGAENPELIFTRGDNGGEKGQAMVAHQLPRVANGWNTHGLTQKQVDAYYMNDGTDTPGKDTEIGRGDGSKRLGGYVSQEDVDNGLYKPLKAGVSLQYAKREPRFYASVAYNGSVWHLENEPEEKNKEKQVFYYRGDGNGYTNTMFWLRTGIGVMKFVHPRDTYRDGYIDLIVPKLEPAIRYADILLMYAEALNELTGSYNIPSWDGTTTYAISRDINEMKKGIHPVRIRGGVPDYPAEVYASQDEFRKTIKRERQIELLGEGQRYYDLRRWKDAPIEESLPIYGCNVLMTSEQKDLFHTPVAEWSLQSTFSRKMWFWPIRHSELKRNKRLTQNPGWTYND